The sequence below is a genomic window from Ensifer adhaerens.
GTTCCGGGTTCGAGGGTCAGACGCAAGCCTTCGGATATGCGCCCCCGCAAGGGCGGTGGATGAGCGTTCGGTTGTGAGATCGGACACTTGCCGGCGCGTGACGAGAGACGGTGACCCGGAGGGCAAGCGGAGGCAGGCCGCACCCGAAGCGCTGGCCTGGCCAGCATAAGCAATCGCGGTCCACTGCCAGTAGCCTCGCATTCCGGGATGGTTTGCGAAGGACGGACCGGGCGTTGAGATCCAAGTTCGTCACGTGAAAAGGACTGAAACGGGGCGTCTGGGACGCCATATTACTTATTTACTTACGAGGTGTTGCAGACGCCCCGGCCGGTTACTCGCGAAGAGTAATCATGAGAATGTCGCATAACCCGGAGGCCATGGCCTGCCGGGGTTTTGGTGCGCGCGGCAAAGGCCCCCTTTGCCACAAGGGTGAGACGGATAGAGGCGAGCACGCTGCCTCGTCTGGATGAAGCGGGTGCCGCGAATGTAGCAGTGATTGAGGCGATGCGGGAGCGGCCGGGTTAGCTCTCCCCCTTGTGTGAGGGTTGGGAGGATCTTTTCGGAAGGGCTGCGTTGATTTGTCCGCGCAAACCATCCTCCCCGCCGTTTGCAACCATCACCCCATTCATGACATATGAAATCGAGGCAAAGCGTGTGACCCGACCGGAAATCGAGAAACTTCATTCAGTTGATGGCGAAGGTGCTGGGGTCGCGTGCGCCTGGATGATCTCTGAGCAGCCTGTTCTTGCTCGGGACCGAGATTGCGACAGATCGTGTCGAGCCGCAGAAAGAAAAGTCTAAAATCATGGATTTGGTTCCCTTGTCGTTGATGGCTTTCAAGGTCATCGTTTTGGTCGGTGGAATGTTGTATTCCATCAAGTGGCATTACGATAAAGATAAGTCGTCGCAGCCTGTGAATGTATCCCGGCTTATTCTGGAATTTTCTTTATATGCTGCGGCCATGGTTGCCGTTCTCGCTTCGATGTATTTTATTTTCCATTATCTGCATTTGCTTCCTGTTGGCACGGATTTTATCTGATACGGGAGTAGATGCGCTGAACCAACGGCCTGCAGGGCCCCGTCCATCGTCTCCCCGCTGACGCGGACCTTCGGCGGTCTCCTCTCCTGCCTTTGGGGGGGGAAGAGGAGACCCGCACAATCCCCCGAAATGTCTGATCGAAACCCGGCCCCGCTGTTTGCAAGTGCCACCCCATCCACTACATACGAAGCCATGGCAAAGCGTGTAACCGGACCGGAAATCGAGAAACTCATTCAGTTGCTGGCGAAGGTGCCGGGGCTGGGGCCGCGCTCGGCGCGCCGCGCGGCACTGCATCTCGTCAAGAAGAAGGACCAGTTGATGGCGCCGCTGGCGCATGCCATGGGCGAGGCGGTGGTCAAGGTCGGCGTCTGCTCGCGTTGTGGCAATGTCGATACGTCCGACCCCTGCACCGTCTGCACCGACCCGACGCGCGACCACTCCGTCATTATCGTGGTGGAAGACGTCGCCGATCTCTGGGCGCTGGAGCGGGCGGGCGCGATGAATGCGGCCTATCATGTGCTCGGCGGAACGCTCTCGCCGCTCGATGGCGTCGGGCCGGACGATCTCAACATCCGTGCGCTGGTCGACCGTGTGGCCGAGGGCGGCGTGCGCGAGGTGATCATCGCCGTCAACGCCACCGTCGAGGGCCAGACCACGGCGCATTACATCACCGATCGTTTGGCCGGGCTTGAGGTCAAGATCAGCCGACTGGCCCATGGCGTGCCGGTGGGCGGCGAACTCGACTATCTCGACGAGGGCACGCTGACGGCAGCGCTCCGGGCGCGGACGGCGATTTGAGGGAAAGAGGGAGATGAGCCTGATGATGAGCGTTTTCATTCGTGGCAAGAACCCCTCCCCAACCCTCCCCACAAGGGGGAGGGAGAGCGACGGCGGTGCCACGGGTCGTCTCCCCCCTTGTGGGGGAGATGGCCGGCAGGCCAGAGGGGGACTTTTCTCCCGCACACTCATCGTCTTAGGAATCCTTTCCTCCCTCTTCCTCGCCCAACCCGCGCTTGCCCTCGACAAGCCCGCCGTCGAATCCCAATTCCGCGCCTGGCTGGAAAAAACCGTTTGGCCGGAGGCGGAGAAAAACAAGGTGCCGCGCGAGACGTTCGAGGCGGCCTTCAAGGGCGTGACGCTCAACTGGTCGCTGCCCGATCTCGTGCCGCCCGGCGAAAAGCCGCCGCCGGAGCAGAAGCAGAGCCAGGCGGAATTTTCGACGCCGGCGCCCTATTTCGACGACAAGAAGATGGCGGCGCTGGCGTTGAAGGGCCAGCAGATCAAGGCGCAGCGGATGAGCCTGCTGGCGCGACTGGAGAAGACCTATGGCGTGCCGGGCGACATCGTGCTGGCGCTCTGGGGTCGTGAGACGGCCTTCGGCGTGGGCTCGTCGCCCTATCCGGCCATGCAGGTTCTGGCCACCAAGGCCTTCATGTCCACCCGCAAGGACCTGTTTCTGAAGGAGCTGATCGCGGCGCTGCAGATTTCGGCGGTCGACAAGATCGATCCGAAAACGATGAAAAGCTCCTGGGCGGGCGCGATGGGCCAGCCGCAATTCATGCCCTCCAGCTTCCTGCAATATGCCGTGGATTTCGATGGCGACAAGAAGGTCGATATCTGGAATTCCGTGCCCGATGCGCTCGCCTCGATTGCCAATTACATGGCGCAGAAGGGCTGGCAGCGCGGGCGCGGCTGGGGCGTCGAGGTCGTGGTTCCCGACAGCGTGTCATGCGCCCAGGAAGGGCCGGACATGGCGAAGCCCATTTCCAAATGGGTGGCCGAGGGGATCAAACGGGTCGATGGCAAGCCGTTTTCAGCCGTCGAGCTCAAGGCCGACGGCCTGATGATGATGCCGGCCGGACGCTTCGGCCCCGCCTTCATCGTCACGCCGAATTTCTACGTGCTGAAGGAATATAACAATTCCGACCTTTACGCGCTTTACGTCGGCAATCTCGCCGACCGCATCGCCAATCCCCGCGTCGGCGCCTTTGCCGGCAAATGGGGCGATGTCGGCAAGATGTTGCGCTCGGACGTGCAGGCCATGCAGGAGGCATTGGTGAAAAAGGGGTACGATGTCGGCAAGGTGGACGGGCTGCCCGGCTACAAGACGCGGCGTTCCATCGGCGATTTCGAGGCGAAGAACGGGCTGAAGCAGACCTGCTATCCCGATGCCGACCTGAAGGCGAAGATCAAATAGTTCTATAGAAAATTAGCTCGTCCGCAGCTCGTCGGCGCGGTCTTCGATCGCCTGCATGTCGTCATCCGACAGGCCGAAATGATGGCCGATTTCGTGGATCAGCACATGGGTGATGATGTCGCCCAGCGTCTCCTCGTTCTCGGCCCAGTAGTCGAGGATCGGGCGGCGATAGAGCAGGATCTTGTTCGGCATGTCGCCGCTTTCGACCGAGAATCGCTCCGTCAGACCACGGCCCTCGAAGAGACCCAGCAGGTCGAAGGGCGTTTCCAGCGCCATGTCCTCGAAGACGTCGTCGTCGGGAAACTCGGCCAGCTCGATGATCAGGTTGCCGGTGAGCATGCGGAATTCCTCCGGCAGATGGCTGAACGCCTCCTGAGCGAGTGATTCCATTGCTTCCATGGAGGGCGAGTAGCGATCACGCCAGTCGTCCGACCTGTCGATATTGGCCATGAGTTCCCTTTCTTCGTCCCATATAGAGATTCGTGACACGTATTTCGAGGTGTTTCTCGCGTCAGGGTTAAATCAGGAATAAATTCTTAGAAGTCACCCGTTGACTCTTGCGTGAAGCTCTGGAATCCATAGGAACATAACAGGAACAATTTGGAGTGAACGCCATGGCCAATGCCGCTTTGGCGAAAGCGAACCTGCATGCCTTGCGTCAGGTCGTCGCCGCGATTGAAGAAGGGCGCCAGCATACCGGCAAGCTGGAAGAGATGTCTCCCCGCGACGAGGCGGCGGGGCGGCTGGCGCTGGGGGTCGAGGCCTTCGATTCCCGGCTGGAAGGCGGTCTGCCGGTCTCCGGGCTTTGTGAATTGCGCGCGGCGCTGACGATGGATGCGGGTGCTGCCACCGGCTTTGCGCTGGCGCTCTCCTCGCTTGTGCAGGAGCGCTTGCGGCCTGAGCGGCCGATCCTCTGGATTTCCGAGCGGGAGGCGGGCCGAGAGGCGGGGCTTGCCCATGCCGCCGGGCTCGTCAGCTTCGGCATTGCGCCTTCGCGCCTCATCACCGCCCATCCGCGCCGCATCGAGGAGGCGTTGTGGGTGGCGGAATCCGCGCTGCAGACGGAAGCCTTTTCGGCGGTCGTGCTGGAAGTGCGCGGCAACCCGGCGAAGTTCGGGCTGACCGAAAGCCGGCGGCTGCATCTGAAGGCGCGGGAGGCGCGCCTGCCGCTCCTGCTGCTGCGCCAGGCAGGGGAGGAGGAGGCGAGCTCCGCCCAGCTTCGCTTTCTCGTGGAAGCCGCCCCCGCGGGCCTTCGCCGCATCGGCCGCTATTCGGCCCCCGGTACGATCGGCCACCCCGCCTTTCGCATCACCGTCGAAAAGAGCCGTAATCCCGCACCCTTTGCCTTCGTCATGGAGTGGAACGCCGATGACCGTCAATTTTACGAAGCCGGACAAGACGCTGTTCACGCATCTGGGTCAGCGCATCCTCACCGTTCTCCTGCCGCGCCTGCCAACGGATCGGATCGCGCGGATCAGATGGGGCGCATCCTGGCGTTTAATGGGGCGTTCAGCCGGGCGTCCTGAGCATCCGCCCGTCGTCATCTCGGCGCGCATCCGCAACGCCATGCGGATCGCAGCGCTCGATGAACCGGCCGAGCGCGTCGGCTTGCGCGTCGGCCAGGGCATCGCCGAGGCGCGGGCCTGCCTGCCGGATCTCGATGTCATCGAGGCGGAGCCGGCAGCGGATGCGCGGCTGCTCGCCAGCCTTGCCGACTGGTGCGGGCGCTATACGCCGCTGGTCGCGCTCCACGGCGACAACGCGCTCTTTCTCGACGTGACCGGCTGCTGTCATCTCTTCGGCGGCGAGCGGGCGCTGTTCGACGATCTGGCCGCAAGGCTCTTCCACATGGGTTTCGAAGCGCGACTTGCGTTATCGGCGACGCCCGGTCTCTCCTATGCCATGGCGCTCGCCGGCCGCCAGCAGATTTTGCCGACAGGCGAGGAGGCCGCCATGCTGCGCGGGTTGCCGCTTTCGTCACTGCGACTTGAAGCCGTCACGCTCGATGGTCTCGCGCAGGCCGGGCTGAGACAGGCGGGCGATATCATGGATCTGCCGCGTGCCCCTCTTGCCCGCCGTTTCGGGCCGGATGTTCTGACCCGGCTCGATCAGGCGCTGGGGCGTGAGGGGGAGCCTGTGTCGCCGCGCCTGCCGGTCGCCGCCCTTTCCGCCGAGCGGCAACTGGCCGAGCCGGTGACGGGCGAGGAGGATATCCTGACGCTGGCCCAGCATCTCGGCGGCAATCTGGAAGAGACGCTGGCGCAGCGCGGTCTGGGCGGCCTCAGTTTCGCGCTGACGCTCTACCGGGTGGATGGCAAGGTCTTGTCGATTGCCGTCCGTGCGCCGGCGCCGTTGAAGGCCGCCGCGCGCATTGCCGGGCTCTTCCGCGAGCGCCTCGCCGCCATTCACGACGATTTCGATGCCGGCTACGGGTTCGAGACGGTGCGGCTCTCGGTTCTGGCAACCGGCCCGCTTGATCCGGTGCAGCCGGATTTCGCCAGTGCCGGACGCTCCGACCTGTCGCTCGATGATTTCGTCGGCAAGGTCGAGGCGCGGCTTGGCAGCGGCGTGGTCCGCGTCCCGGTTCTCCATGAGAGCCACGTTCCGGAACGCGCCTCGGCGCTTGCCCCTTTCAGCTGCGATCTGATGAATGGCCCGCAGGAGAAAAATTGGCCCGCGCGATTGCGCCCCATGCGGCTCTTTGCCCATCCCGAGCCGGTGGAGGCCATCGCCGAAGTGCCGGAAGGGCCGCCGATCACCTTTCGTTGGCGGCGCACCTTCCACCGTGTCAGCCGCGCCGAAGGGCCGGAGCGGATCGAGGCGGAATGGTGGATCGACGGCGAGGCGGCAAGCCCGCGCGACTATTTCCGCATCGAGGATCAGGGCGGCCGGCGCTTCTGGCTCTATCGCGAAGGGCTTTATGGGGTGGGAGCATTGCCGCCGCGCTGGTTCATGCATGGGGTCTTCGCATGAGCGAGGTTTTCATCTTCCCCGAGCTTGGCGCGCGCAGCAATTTCTCCTTTCTGGAAGGCGCGTCCCATCCGGAGGAGATGGTGGATGCCGCGAAGGCAGCAGGTCTGTCGGGCCTTGGCCTTGCCGACCGCAACACGGTGGCGGGTGTCGTCAGGGCGCATCTGACCGCCAAGGAACGCGGTTTTCCCTACAAGCCCGGCGCGCGGCTCGTCTTCAGCGACGCAACGCCGGATATTCTCGCCTATCCGGTCGATCGCGCCGCCTGGGGCCGGCTGTGCCGGATGCTGAGTGCGGGAAACATGCGGGCCGAAAAGGGAACTTGCCAGCTTTTCGAAGCCGATCTTATGGAATGGGGCGATGGGCTGCTTCTGATCGCCCTGCCGCCGGTTGATCAGGAGAGCGATCCGCTGGCAGCCCTTCTTGAGCGTCTCAAAACTCGTTTCGGCGATGCCGTCCATCTTGGCCTCTCGGCGCGCTATGACGGAAATGACCGGCTGACTTTCGGCTGGCTGTCTGCGCTGGCTGAAAGCTGTGGCATCGCCCCCATTGCACTCAACGAGCCATTCTATCATGACGTGGTCCGTCGCCCGCTCGCCGATATCGTGGCGGCGATCCGTCATCGGGTGAAGGTGGCGGATGCCGGGTTCCTGCTGGCGGCCAATGCCGAGCGGCACCTGAAGGGGCCGGCGGAGATGACGCGTATCTTCCGCGACTATCCTCAAGCCATCGAGAATGCGCACATGTTCTTCGCGCGTCTCCGCTTCTCGTTGGACGAGCTGCAATATCAATATCCGGACGAATCCTTCCCCGGCGAAACACCGGCCGAGACGCTGCGACGGCTGGCCTGGGAGGGGGCGGCTGACCGATACCCCGAGGGCGTGCCGGAAAAGGTCGCGGGGCAGATTGAGCACGAACTGGCGGTCATTTCAGAGCTTCGGTACGAGCCCTATTTTCTCACCGTGCGTAATCTGGTGACTTTTGCGCGCTCGAAGAAAATCCTCTGCCAGGGGCGCGGCTCGGCGGCCAATTCCACCGTCTGTTTCTGCATCGGCATCACCGAGGTCAATCCCAACCTGACGGACCTTCTCTTCGAGCGCTTCATCTCGCCGGAGCGGCGCGAGCCGCCGGATATTGATGTCGATTTCGAACATGCGCGGCGCAATGAGGTGATCGAATATATCTATGAGCGCTATGGCCGCGATCATGCTGGGCTGGCAGCGGCCGTGACGACCTATCGGGCGCGTTCGGCGGGGCGGGAGACGGCGAAGGTGCTGGGTCTGTCCGAGGATGTGCAGTCGGCGCTGTCGGGTGCGATCTGGGGCTGGTCGACAAAGGAGCTGAGCGAGCGTGAGGCGCGCGCCGCCGGTCTCGACATCCGCGATCCTCTGACGCGGCGGGTGCTGGATCACGCCTCGACGCTGATGGGTTTCCCGCGCCATCTGACGCAGCATTCCGGCGGCTTCGTCATTACCCGCGACCGGCTCGACGAGGTGGTGCCGATCATGCCGACCGCGATGGACGCGCGCACCATGGTCGAATGGGACAAGGACGATCTCGACGCGCTGGGCATTCTCAAGATCGACGTGCTGGCGCTGGGCATGCTCACCTGCATCGCCAAGGCCTTCAAGCTGCTGGAAGACCATTACCAACGACCGATGACGCTTGCCTCCATGCCGAAGGAAGAGGACTTTGTCTATGACATGGCATGCCGTGCCGACACGATCGGCGTCT
It includes:
- a CDS encoding DNA replication and repair protein RecR, with product MAKRVTGPEIEKLIQLLAKVPGLGPRSARRAALHLVKKKDQLMAPLAHAMGEAVVKVGVCSRCGNVDTSDPCTVCTDPTRDHSVIIVVEDVADLWALERAGAMNAAYHVLGGTLSPLDGVGPDDLNIRALVDRVAEGGVREVIIAVNATVEGQTTAHYITDRLAGLEVKISRLAHGVPVGGELDYLDEGTLTAALRARTAI
- a CDS encoding lytic murein transglycosylase, which encodes MMSVFIRGKNPSPTLPTRGRESDGGATGRLPPCGGDGRQARGGLFSRTLIVLGILSSLFLAQPALALDKPAVESQFRAWLEKTVWPEAEKNKVPRETFEAAFKGVTLNWSLPDLVPPGEKPPPEQKQSQAEFSTPAPYFDDKKMAALALKGQQIKAQRMSLLARLEKTYGVPGDIVLALWGRETAFGVGSSPYPAMQVLATKAFMSTRKDLFLKELIAALQISAVDKIDPKTMKSSWAGAMGQPQFMPSSFLQYAVDFDGDKKVDIWNSVPDALASIANYMAQKGWQRGRGWGVEVVVPDSVSCAQEGPDMAKPISKWVAEGIKRVDGKPFSAVELKADGLMMMPAGRFGPAFIVTPNFYVLKEYNNSDLYALYVGNLADRIANPRVGAFAGKWGDVGKMLRSDVQAMQEALVKKGYDVGKVDGLPGYKTRRSIGDFEAKNGLKQTCYPDADLKAKIK
- a CDS encoding Predicted Zn-dependent protease, minimal metalloprotease (MMP)-like domain, producing the protein MANIDRSDDWRDRYSPSMEAMESLAQEAFSHLPEEFRMLTGNLIIELAEFPDDDVFEDMALETPFDLLGLFEGRGLTERFSVESGDMPNKILLYRRPILDYWAENEETLGDIITHVLIHEIGHHFGLSDDDMQAIEDRADELRTS
- a CDS encoding protein ImuA, whose protein sequence is MANAALAKANLHALRQVVAAIEEGRQHTGKLEEMSPRDEAAGRLALGVEAFDSRLEGGLPVSGLCELRAALTMDAGAATGFALALSSLVQERLRPERPILWISEREAGREAGLAHAAGLVSFGIAPSRLITAHPRRIEEALWVAESALQTEAFSAVVLEVRGNPAKFGLTESRRLHLKAREARLPLLLLRQAGEEEASSAQLRFLVEAAPAGLRRIGRYSAPGTIGHPAFRITVEKSRNPAPFAFVMEWNADDRQFYEAGQDAVHASGSAHPHRSPAAPANGSDRADQMGRILAFNGAFSRAS
- a CDS encoding protein ImuB, with protein sequence MGRSAGRPEHPPVVISARIRNAMRIAALDEPAERVGLRVGQGIAEARACLPDLDVIEAEPAADARLLASLADWCGRYTPLVALHGDNALFLDVTGCCHLFGGERALFDDLAARLFHMGFEARLALSATPGLSYAMALAGRQQILPTGEEAAMLRGLPLSSLRLEAVTLDGLAQAGLRQAGDIMDLPRAPLARRFGPDVLTRLDQALGREGEPVSPRLPVAALSAERQLAEPVTGEEDILTLAQHLGGNLEETLAQRGLGGLSFALTLYRVDGKVLSIAVRAPAPLKAAARIAGLFRERLAAIHDDFDAGYGFETVRLSVLATGPLDPVQPDFASAGRSDLSLDDFVGKVEARLGSGVVRVPVLHESHVPERASALAPFSCDLMNGPQEKNWPARLRPMRLFAHPEPVEAIAEVPEGPPITFRWRRTFHRVSRAEGPERIEAEWWIDGEAASPRDYFRIEDQGGRRFWLYREGLYGVGALPPRWFMHGVFA
- a CDS encoding error-prone DNA polymerase, yielding MSEVFIFPELGARSNFSFLEGASHPEEMVDAAKAAGLSGLGLADRNTVAGVVRAHLTAKERGFPYKPGARLVFSDATPDILAYPVDRAAWGRLCRMLSAGNMRAEKGTCQLFEADLMEWGDGLLLIALPPVDQESDPLAALLERLKTRFGDAVHLGLSARYDGNDRLTFGWLSALAESCGIAPIALNEPFYHDVVRRPLADIVAAIRHRVKVADAGFLLAANAERHLKGPAEMTRIFRDYPQAIENAHMFFARLRFSLDELQYQYPDESFPGETPAETLRRLAWEGAADRYPEGVPEKVAGQIEHELAVISELRYEPYFLTVRNLVTFARSKKILCQGRGSAANSTVCFCIGITEVNPNLTDLLFERFISPERREPPDIDVDFEHARRNEVIEYIYERYGRDHAGLAAAVTTYRARSAGRETAKVLGLSEDVQSALSGAIWGWSTKELSEREARAAGLDIRDPLTRRVLDHASTLMGFPRHLTQHSGGFVITRDRLDEVVPIMPTAMDARTMVEWDKDDLDALGILKIDVLALGMLTCIAKAFKLLEDHYQRPMTLASMPKEEDFVYDMACRADTIGVFQIESRAQMSMLPRLRPREFYDLVIEVAIVRPGPIQGGMVHPYLKRRQGLEKVTYPKEELRAVLGRTKGVPLFQEQAMKIAIVAAGFTPAEADKLRRAMATFRRLGTIHEFRDKMVAGMVANGYEAEFALRCFQQIEGFGDYGFPESHAASFALLVYASCWLKAKYPDVFCAALLNSQPMGFYAPGQLVRDAREHGVEVRPVDVNLSDWDSTLEETVFDPRRIAGPHRSMVGVIETKRAVRLGFHQVKGLGEDDMKKLVAMRGSGYPSIRALWLRSGLTRSVIERLADADCFRSMGLDRRQALWEARALDQKSAAEAMPLFEAAKRKADALSVTMPMSETVSDPMDGIQAEPQVLLPKMRDSEHVVQDYRYLTLSLKAHPLSFLRDQLSAMGIGTSERIKTSPNGRRLTGAGLVLVRQRPGTAKGVIFMTLEDETGVLNVIVWPKVFERFRPVVMGARLVNVRGQLQSAEGVTHLVAEHIEDISPMLGLLEVQGADLESLARADEVRRPGVDQREKRSEDYWRRGGSADSVLAVGPGSGSPMPPALVPRHIPAAEVMPKGRNFH